A genomic window from Candidatus Nealsonbacteria bacterium includes:
- the gyrA gene encoding DNA gyrase subunit A has protein sequence MVKEPKKINNEIGYIKQREITEEMKDSYIDYAMSVIVSRALPDVRDGLKPVHRRILYAMYQMGLGHAAKFRKSAAVTGEVLGKYHPHGDAAVYESMVRMAQDFSFRYPLIHGQGNFGSIDGDPAAAHRYTECKMSKIGEEMLKDIESDTVNFIDNYDGTKKEPVVLPSPLPQLLLNGSLGIAVGMATNIPPHNLSELIDACVYLIDNPKADTEDLFKFIKGPDFPTGGQIYDAKEIISAYSQGKGSIVMRGKSEVIEKNDICQIIITEIPYQVQKSALVEQIAQLVQDKKVEKIKDIRDESDRDGMRIVIDLQRGSFPQRVLNRIYKYTNLQKTFYLNMVALVDGIQPRVLSLADMLNYFLLHRQEVIKRRAKFDLEKAKARCHILEGLDKCLSHIDEVIKTIKSSPNREEAQKNLIKKFKLTQIQANAILETKLSALARLEREKIAEELSQKKKEIKELTEIFKSPQKIKEVTKKELKEIKEKFGDERKTKVLSQKIGDIPEKDLIPQEETIISLTKGGYIKRMDPETYKTQKRGGKGIMGMKTLEEDIVENFLLCQTHDSLFFFTDSGKVFQTLAYEIPKESRLAKGRGLANFLEMSSQEKVLSIISIVKEKESQTKYLAMVTKDGIIKKTDLKDFENVRRSGLIAIKLKKDDLLRKVVKIKDNDQLILITKHGQSIKFKEKDIRSMGRQASGIRGIRLKKPTVHTQGDEVIGMEVIDEKSMQNQLLVVSELGFGKKT, from the coding sequence TGACTATGCCATGTCTGTAATTGTTTCTCGCGCCTTGCCTGATGTCCGAGACGGGCTTAAACCGGTTCACCGCCGGATTTTATATGCCATGTACCAAATGGGCCTGGGACACGCCGCTAAATTCAGAAAATCGGCAGCTGTCACCGGAGAAGTTTTAGGCAAATATCATCCCCATGGCGATGCCGCTGTTTACGAGTCCATGGTTCGAATGGCCCAAGATTTTTCTTTCAGATATCCCCTGATTCATGGCCAGGGAAACTTCGGTTCGATTGACGGCGACCCGGCAGCAGCCCATCGGTATACTGAATGTAAAATGTCAAAAATAGGCGAAGAAATGCTTAAAGACATTGAAAGCGACACTGTGAACTTTATAGATAATTACGATGGGACAAAAAAGGAACCTGTGGTCTTGCCTTCTCCCTTGCCTCAGCTTTTGTTGAACGGTTCTCTGGGGATTGCCGTAGGAATGGCGACCAATATTCCGCCCCATAATCTTTCTGAGCTAATAGACGCTTGTGTTTATTTAATTGATAACCCTAAAGCCGACACCGAAGACCTTTTCAAATTTATTAAAGGCCCTGATTTTCCAACCGGCGGCCAGATTTACGATGCCAAAGAGATAATTTCAGCTTATTCTCAGGGCAAGGGCTCTATTGTAATGCGGGGCAAATCCGAAGTAATTGAAAAAAATGATATTTGCCAAATTATAATCACTGAAATTCCTTATCAGGTTCAAAAATCCGCTTTAGTGGAGCAAATAGCCCAGTTGGTTCAAGACAAGAAAGTGGAAAAAATAAAAGACATTCGGGATGAATCGGACCGGGACGGAATGAGGATTGTCATTGACCTTCAGCGGGGCTCTTTTCCCCAAAGGGTTTTAAACCGAATTTATAAATACACCAACCTGCAGAAAACTTTTTATTTGAATATGGTGGCTTTGGTAGACGGTATTCAGCCGAGGGTTTTGTCTTTGGCGGACATGTTGAATTATTTTCTTTTGCACCGCCAGGAAGTTATAAAAAGAAGAGCTAAGTTCGATTTGGAAAAAGCTAAAGCCAGATGCCATATTTTAGAAGGGCTGGACAAGTGTCTTTCCCATATCGATGAAGTGATTAAAACCATAAAAAGTTCTCCTAACCGTGAAGAGGCTCAGAAGAATTTAATTAAAAAGTTTAAATTAACTCAAATCCAGGCCAACGCCATCTTGGAAACCAAGCTTTCGGCTTTGGCTAGATTGGAAAGAGAAAAAATAGCCGAAGAGCTTAGCCAAAAGAAAAAAGAAATAAAAGAATTGACGGAAATTTTTAAAAGTCCCCAGAAAATTAAAGAAGTGACAAAAAAAGAATTGAAAGAAATTAAAGAAAAGTTCGGAGACGAAAGGAAAACCAAGGTTTTGTCTCAAAAAATCGGAGATATTCCGGAAAAAGATTTGATTCCCCAAGAGGAAACCATAATCAGCCTGACCAAAGGCGGCTACATTAAAAGAATGGATCCGGAAACTTATAAAACCCAAAAAAGAGGGGGAAAGGGAATTATGGGGATGAAAACCTTGGAAGAAGATATTGTGGAAAACTTTCTTTTATGCCAAACCCACGATTCTCTATTTTTCTTTACTGATTCGGGCAAGGTTTTTCAGACCTTGGCTTATGAAATTCCCAAAGAAAGCAGATTGGCAAAAGGCAGGGGATTGGCTAATTTTTTGGAAATGTCTTCGCAGGAAAAAGTCTTGTCAATCATTTCCATAGTCAAGGAAAAAGAATCGCAAACAAAATATTTAGCCATGGTTACGAAAGATGGTATAATAAAGAAAACTGATTTAAAAGATTTTGAAAACGTCCGAAGGTCCGGCTTGATTGCAATAAAACTGAAAAAAGACGACTTACTGAGAAAGGTGGTTAAAATTAAAGACAACGACCAGTTGATTTTAATAACCAAGCACGGCCAATCAATTAAATTTAAAGAAAAAGACATCAGGTCAATGGGCCGTCAGGCTTCAGGCATCCGGGGAATAAGATTAAAAAAGCCTACTGTTCACACACAGGGAGATGAAGTGATTGGCATGGAAGTAATTGACGAGAAATCCATGCAAAATCAGTTATTAGTGGTAAGCGAACTGGGTTTTGGCAAGAAAACCGA